A DNA window from Brenneria izadpanahii contains the following coding sequences:
- a CDS encoding DUF5675 family protein: protein MANRVILIRRLWQTNNSTISTYEISGSATKGYILERPGPDTTVSGLRQRIPEGSYKIKWHNSNIPSVKPYNPVPLLYNANVPQSRYILIHNGNYPSNTDGCLLIGGTKGNDFIGGSVVKLKELKELISQEGIENFTIMITSCYVNCNK from the coding sequence ATGGCAAATCGCGTAATCTTAATAAGAAGACTTTGGCAAACAAATAACTCAACCATAAGTACTTATGAAATTTCAGGGAGCGCTACAAAAGGCTACATCCTTGAGCGACCTGGGCCAGACACTACCGTTTCAGGCTTAAGACAACGTATTCCTGAAGGATCCTATAAAATAAAATGGCATAACAGCAACATTCCTTCGGTAAAACCATACAACCCAGTTCCTTTACTTTATAATGCTAACGTACCACAATCTCGTTATATTCTTATTCATAATGGAAACTATCCAAGCAATACAGATGGTTGCCTTTTAATTGGAGGCACAAAAGGAAATGATTTTATTGGTGGAAGTGTTGTTAAACTAAAAGAGTTAAAAGAACTTATCTCTCAAGAAGGTATCGAAAATTTTACCATCATGATTACATCATGTTACGTAAACTGCAATAAATAA
- a CDS encoding T6SS amidase immunity protein Tai4 family protein: MASKINYILAILAILSTPAFGRVDYTPEEYLKNYALSICLAQGYHSEEVKNDAAAVASGYLEFGDYSLEAHTATRNLAREFLAKQYDSKSGEPMITAKCIDFYHSEKLRDLMSKFKGKSDN; encoded by the coding sequence ATGGCTTCTAAAATAAATTATATTCTTGCCATTTTAGCTATATTATCAACACCTGCTTTTGGCCGTGTAGATTACACGCCGGAAGAGTATCTTAAGAATTATGCATTAAGTATTTGCCTGGCACAGGGATATCATTCAGAAGAAGTCAAGAATGATGCTGCGGCGGTTGCTAGTGGCTATCTGGAGTTTGGAGATTATTCTCTTGAGGCCCATACAGCGACAAGAAATCTGGCCAGGGAGTTTTTAGCTAAGCAATATGACAGTAAATCTGGCGAGCCTATGATAACGGCGAAATGTATTGACTTTTATCATAGTGAAAAATTGCGGGATCTTATGAGTAAATTTAAGGGTAAATCGGATAATTAG
- a CDS encoding Hcp family type VI secretion system effector, producing the protein MAIDMFLKVDGVTGESKDSNHTGWTDITSFSWGASQPGNMSVGGGGGAGKVNFNDLHINALIDKSTTAILKHCSSGKHLTKVEVSVCKAGGQQVEYARITLEDVLVTSVQYTGSNDGELVGIAYAFQAAKVKQQYWEQTISGGKGAESSAGWNIKENKEA; encoded by the coding sequence ATGGCTATTGATATGTTCCTGAAAGTTGACGGTGTAACCGGTGAATCAAAAGATTCCAATCACACCGGCTGGACTGACATCACGTCTTTCTCCTGGGGTGCTTCCCAACCGGGAAATATGAGCGTGGGCGGCGGCGGCGGCGCCGGTAAAGTGAATTTTAACGATTTGCATATCAACGCGTTGATTGACAAATCCACCACCGCTATCCTGAAACACTGCTCCAGCGGTAAACACCTGACCAAAGTTGAAGTATCTGTCTGCAAGGCCGGGGGACAACAGGTGGAATACGCACGTATTACCCTGGAAGACGTATTAGTCACTTCCGTTCAGTACACAGGCTCTAACGATGGCGAGCTGGTTGGTATTGCTTATGCCTTCCAGGCTGCGAAAGTGAAACAACAGTATTGGGAACAGACTATCTCTGGCGGTAAAGGCGCGGAAAGCAGCGCTGGCTGGAATATCAAGGAAAATAAAGAAGCTTAA
- a CDS encoding T6SS amidase immunity protein Tai4 family protein, whose amino-acid sequence MKRRIAFSLLLSGLLCASFQVVSKTPFDPVDFIKKMPYQQVVKELALARCISQVSTEDTLFSLDAARIANAMEEWMPFDAENGEQKVNALIDKFKSTYNPAHLEVGPDTKGVTLNCLRLYHSPELDKLSREVINGDPDHTWYQDNP is encoded by the coding sequence ATGAAAAGACGAATCGCATTTTCACTACTGTTATCTGGATTATTATGCGCATCTTTTCAGGTCGTTAGTAAAACACCCTTTGATCCTGTCGATTTTATAAAAAAAATGCCTTATCAACAGGTGGTTAAAGAACTGGCTTTAGCTCGGTGTATTTCACAGGTGTCGACAGAAGACACTCTCTTTTCTCTAGATGCGGCCAGAATAGCAAATGCGATGGAAGAATGGATGCCCTTTGATGCTGAAAACGGCGAGCAGAAAGTGAATGCGCTTATCGATAAATTCAAGTCCACCTATAATCCGGCACACCTCGAGGTAGGCCCGGATACCAAAGGCGTCACGTTAAACTGCCTTCGCCTTTATCACAGCCCGGAGCTGGATAAATTATCTCGCGAGGTTATTAACGGCGATCCTGACCATACCTGGTATCAGGATAATCCGTAA
- the tssC gene encoding type VI secretion system contractile sheath large subunit, with the protein MSNSYQPQTQPSQKTFSEDEFSTLLNKEFRPKTDQARSAVESAVKTLAQQALENTVTVSSDVYRTIQNLIAGIDEKLSQQVNQIIHHEEFQKLESAWRGLNYLVSNTETDEMLKIRFMSISKQELGRTLKRHKGVGWDQSPIFKKIYEEEYGQFGGEPFGCLVGDYYFDHSPQDVELLGEMARIGSASHCPFIAGTAPSIMQMESWQELANPRDLTKIFQNTEYAAWRSLRESEDARYLGLVMPRFLARLPYGVRTNPVDSFDFEEETDSANHSNYTWTNAAYAMAANINRSFKEFGWCTSIRGVESGGSVENLPCHTFPSDDGGVDMKCPTEIAISDRREAELAKNGFMPLVHRKNSDFAAFIGAQSLQKPAEYLDSDATANARLAARLPYLFACCRFAHYLKCIVRDKIGSFRERDEMERWLNDWVMNYVDGDPANSSQETKSRKPLAAAEVQVEEIEDSPGYYAAKFFLRPHYQLEGLTVSLRLVSKLPSLKAKDA; encoded by the coding sequence ATGAGCAATTCTTATCAACCACAGACTCAGCCATCACAGAAAACATTCAGTGAAGATGAGTTCAGCACACTGCTTAATAAAGAGTTTCGACCGAAGACAGATCAGGCACGTTCAGCAGTAGAAAGCGCAGTGAAAACACTGGCCCAACAAGCGCTGGAAAATACGGTGACCGTTTCATCCGATGTCTATCGTACTATTCAGAATCTGATTGCCGGTATCGATGAGAAACTTTCCCAACAGGTTAATCAGATTATCCACCACGAAGAGTTCCAGAAACTGGAAAGCGCCTGGCGGGGGCTGAACTATCTGGTCAGTAATACTGAAACCGATGAGATGTTAAAAATTCGCTTTATGAGCATCTCCAAGCAGGAACTCGGCCGAACCTTAAAACGCCACAAAGGCGTAGGCTGGGATCAGAGCCCAATCTTCAAAAAAATCTACGAAGAAGAATACGGCCAGTTCGGCGGCGAACCATTTGGCTGCCTGGTGGGTGATTACTATTTCGACCACAGTCCGCAGGATGTGGAATTACTGGGCGAGATGGCGCGTATTGGTTCCGCGAGTCACTGCCCGTTTATTGCCGGTACCGCCCCAAGCATCATGCAGATGGAATCCTGGCAGGAATTGGCGAACCCGCGTGACCTGACAAAAATTTTCCAAAACACCGAGTACGCAGCCTGGCGCAGCCTGCGTGAGTCCGAAGACGCTCGATATCTTGGCCTGGTGATGCCGCGTTTTCTGGCGCGCCTGCCATATGGCGTTCGTACCAACCCTGTTGACAGTTTCGATTTTGAAGAAGAAACCGATAGCGCGAACCACAGCAACTACACATGGACTAACGCCGCCTATGCGATGGCAGCCAACATTAACCGGTCGTTTAAAGAATTCGGTTGGTGTACTTCCATCCGCGGCGTCGAATCAGGCGGTTCGGTGGAAAACCTGCCCTGCCATACTTTTCCAAGCGATGACGGCGGCGTAGACATGAAATGTCCGACTGAAATCGCCATCAGCGATCGTCGTGAAGCGGAACTGGCAAAGAACGGCTTTATGCCGCTGGTGCATCGTAAAAACTCGGACTTTGCCGCCTTTATCGGCGCTCAGTCACTACAGAAGCCGGCGGAATACCTCGACTCCGACGCCACAGCCAACGCGCGTCTGGCGGCACGCCTACCCTATTTGTTCGCCTGCTGTCGCTTTGCGCACTACCTCAAATGCATCGTACGCGACAAGATTGGTTCTTTCCGTGAGCGTGATGAAATGGAGCGTTGGCTGAATGACTGGGTAATGAACTACGTTGACGGCGATCCAGCCAACTCCTCTCAGGAAACCAAATCCCGTAAACCGCTGGCCGCCGCCGAAGTGCAGGTGGAGGAAATTGAAGACAGTCCGGGTTACTATGCAGCCAAGTTCTTCCTGCGTCCGCATTACCAGTTGGAAGGCTTGACCGTTTCTTTGCGGCTGGTTTCCAAGCTGCCATCACTAAAGGCGAAAGACGCGTAA
- the tssB gene encoding type VI secretion system contractile sheath small subunit, with amino-acid sequence MPINKSSGQKFIARNRAPRVQIEYDVEIYGAERKIQLPFVMGVMADLAGKPVDPLPSIDERKFLDIDIDNFDERMKALKPRVAYQVDNTLTEDGKINVELTFESMEDFQPDAIARKVEPLNKLLEARTQLSNLLTYMDGKNGAEELITKVLQDPTLLKALSQLPNGDNTQKGNEE; translated from the coding sequence ATGCCAATCAATAAATCCAGTGGGCAAAAATTTATCGCCCGAAATCGCGCGCCACGCGTACAAATTGAGTACGACGTAGAGATTTACGGCGCGGAACGCAAAATTCAACTGCCGTTTGTCATGGGCGTCATGGCCGATCTGGCAGGAAAGCCCGTCGACCCGCTGCCATCGATTGATGAACGCAAGTTCCTTGATATTGATATAGATAATTTTGACGAACGCATGAAGGCATTAAAACCGCGCGTCGCTTACCAGGTCGATAATACGTTGACAGAAGATGGCAAGATTAACGTCGAACTGACCTTTGAAAGCATGGAGGATTTTCAGCCGGATGCCATAGCTCGCAAGGTCGAGCCATTGAATAAACTGCTCGAAGCTCGTACTCAGCTTTCCAACCTACTGACCTACATGGATGGCAAAAACGGCGCGGAAGAACTGATTACCAAAGTCCTTCAGGATCCGACGCTGCTCAAAGCGCTGAGCCAGTTGCCCAACGGTGATAACACGCAAAAAGGTAATGAGGAGTAA
- the tssA gene encoding type VI secretion system protein TssA, protein MDIETFLTPVTAEKPCGENLEYDADFQAMEQASQGKTEQQFGDTIIPAEPADWTKVEKLAISLLSRTKDLRVMLTLTHAWTKRRGLPGYADGLLLIQKALLLYWETLYPQLEEYGERDPFYRINALAALSDKSALTATLRQAKLLRNAADEITLRDALSLLDGSKTECPDYPGGRARLLDELASSNQPGIEAIQLIDERLKTICEILTERLGETGVPEMEQLRKLVSTIAASCQTTDISTLIPTRGPEMKQETQPAATVSVPLGEGDWRSAQVRSREDAQLMLEKVKQYFVLHEPSHPAPQIIERVQRLIEMNFMDIIRDLAPDGVNQLENIFGRRE, encoded by the coding sequence ATGGATATTGAAACTTTTCTCACCCCGGTGACAGCGGAAAAACCGTGTGGGGAAAATCTTGAATACGATGCCGACTTTCAAGCCATGGAACAGGCTAGTCAGGGTAAAACCGAGCAGCAATTCGGCGATACTATTATCCCGGCAGAACCCGCTGACTGGACTAAAGTTGAGAAGCTCGCCATCTCTCTGCTCTCGCGTACTAAAGATTTACGGGTCATGCTCACATTGACCCATGCCTGGACAAAACGCCGCGGTCTGCCCGGTTACGCCGACGGATTACTACTTATCCAGAAGGCGTTATTACTCTACTGGGAAACGCTCTATCCGCAGTTGGAAGAGTACGGTGAACGCGATCCTTTTTACCGCATCAATGCGCTAGCCGCGCTTAGCGACAAATCGGCATTAACAGCCACGCTGCGCCAGGCCAAGCTGCTGCGCAACGCCGCGGATGAAATCACCCTGCGTGACGCCCTGTCATTGCTCGACGGTAGCAAAACCGAATGCCCCGACTACCCTGGTGGGCGGGCACGCCTGTTGGATGAGCTGGCCAGCAGCAACCAGCCGGGCATCGAAGCCATCCAGTTGATCGATGAACGGCTTAAGACCATTTGCGAGATACTTACCGAGCGTTTGGGCGAGACCGGAGTCCCAGAGATGGAACAATTGAGAAAACTCGTCAGTACTATCGCCGCTTCTTGTCAGACTACCGATATCTCGACCTTAATCCCTACAAGGGGGCCGGAGATGAAACAGGAAACTCAACCTGCCGCGACCGTTTCCGTCCCGCTTGGAGAAGGAGACTGGCGTTCCGCGCAGGTTCGCTCCCGAGAGGATGCGCAATTGATGCTGGAGAAAGTGAAACAGTACTTTGTCCTGCACGAACCCAGCCACCCTGCCCCGCAGATTATCGAGCGCGTGCAGCGGCTAATTGAAATGAACTTTATGGACATTATTCGCGACCTGGCGCCGGACGGTGTCAATCAACTGGAAAATATCTTTGGACGCCGCGAATAG
- the tagF gene encoding type VI secretion system-associated protein TagF yields the protein MSNYPVISWYGKLPSAGDFLQRRFPDALLRQWSHWFQIGLMNWRKDEERAAGSRQFGNAPVWNFVVPPMLGGQQVQIGCLLPGRDSVGRQYPVCALCAFNPAEWSPQILAMAGDWYQQLGRTLLHAVHNVYSAEQLDRTLLAIPAPTIPKQESRSEILDVIGYESPPANLSWCQASDCFDPQRQTSFWWTNRSDGYPLYTHVHSGNFTGQLFSLLFDPAGGARPGRHGLYPPMFE from the coding sequence ATGAGTAACTATCCTGTGATTAGCTGGTACGGAAAATTACCCAGTGCCGGCGACTTCTTACAGCGCCGGTTCCCCGATGCGCTATTGCGCCAGTGGTCTCACTGGTTTCAGATAGGACTGATGAACTGGCGAAAAGACGAAGAACGCGCCGCCGGCAGCCGCCAATTCGGCAACGCGCCGGTGTGGAATTTCGTGGTGCCGCCAATGCTCGGCGGCCAGCAGGTACAGATAGGCTGCCTATTGCCCGGCCGCGACAGCGTAGGCCGTCAATATCCAGTGTGTGCGCTGTGTGCTTTTAATCCCGCGGAATGGTCACCTCAGATACTGGCAATGGCTGGCGATTGGTATCAGCAACTGGGACGTACCCTCCTCCATGCCGTACATAATGTCTATTCAGCCGAACAACTTGACCGAACGCTGCTTGCCATCCCGGCACCGACCATCCCCAAACAGGAGTCTCGTTCAGAGATTCTGGATGTTATCGGCTATGAATCTCCCCCCGCCAATCTGAGTTGGTGTCAGGCCAGCGACTGTTTTGACCCGCAGCGCCAGACCAGTTTCTGGTGGACTAACCGCAGCGACGGCTATCCGCTCTATACCCATGTCCATAGCGGCAACTTCACCGGACAACTCTTTTCACTATTATTCGACCCCGCCGGCGGCGCCCGGCCCGGCCGTCATGGACTCTATCCACCAATGTTTGAATAA